From a region of the Paenibacillus segetis genome:
- a CDS encoding cysteine desulfurase family protein yields MRRIYLDHAASTPIHPEVAETMLSVMRDQFGNASSVHSFGRDAKRLVNGSRDKLSMALGCRSDELVFTSGGTESDNLAIFGTVAARADQGRHIITTAIEHHAVLHACQQLEKQGYEVTYLPVDRYGRVHPEQVLEAIRQDTILVSVMYGNNEVGTIQPIEEIGSITRERGIICHVDAVQTLGSLPISCAKLPVDLMSFSAHKINGPQGIGALYIHKDLNIEPVLYGGLQERKRRAGTENLAGIAGFTKAVELIVANIPERQQQDELLRRTLLDSLEKSVGSEYFHVNGASQNQLTHIVNISFPECDTETMLMNLDMEGIAVASGSACTSGSLEPSHVLEAMNLPQNILKSAIRFSFGLGNTSEEIEYTAQKIGTILERIRKRR; encoded by the coding sequence ATGAGAAGAATATATTTGGACCATGCCGCTTCGACACCCATCCATCCAGAAGTTGCTGAAACGATGCTGTCGGTTATGCGGGATCAATTCGGCAACGCCTCAAGTGTCCATTCCTTTGGTCGAGATGCCAAAAGATTAGTTAATGGATCACGTGATAAGCTTTCGATGGCACTGGGGTGCCGTTCAGACGAGCTTGTCTTCACAAGTGGGGGGACGGAAAGCGACAATCTAGCGATTTTTGGTACGGTAGCAGCAAGAGCTGATCAAGGTAGACATATTATTACGACAGCTATTGAACATCATGCGGTATTACATGCATGTCAACAATTAGAGAAACAGGGGTATGAAGTGACATACTTACCCGTTGATCGATATGGTAGGGTTCATCCAGAACAAGTGCTAGAAGCAATCCGCCAGGACACGATCCTGGTTAGTGTTATGTATGGAAACAATGAGGTAGGAACGATTCAACCTATTGAAGAGATTGGTTCTATTACTCGCGAACGGGGCATTATCTGTCATGTTGATGCCGTGCAGACGCTTGGCTCTCTTCCGATTTCCTGTGCAAAGCTTCCGGTTGATTTAATGAGTTTTTCTGCCCATAAAATAAATGGCCCTCAAGGAATAGGGGCTTTATATATTCACAAAGATCTAAATATCGAACCGGTTCTATACGGTGGATTGCAAGAACGAAAACGCCGTGCGGGGACAGAAAATCTAGCGGGGATTGCCGGGTTCACCAAGGCAGTAGAATTGATTGTAGCCAATATACCTGAAAGACAGCAACAAGATGAGCTCTTACGTAGAACCTTGCTCGATTCTTTGGAGAAAAGTGTAGGGAGTGAGTATTTTCATGTGAACGGAGCTTCACAAAATCAGCTTACTCATATCGTGAATATTAGTTTTCCTGAATGCGATACAGAAACCATGTTAATGAATCTCGACATGGAAGGAATTGCGGTAGCAAGTGGCTCGGCATGTACTTCCGGTTCGCTTGAGCCATCTCACGTGTTAGAAGCAATGAATTTGCCACAAAATATTTTGAAATCGGCGATTCGATTTAGTTTCGGTTTGGGTAATACTAGTGAAGAAATAGAGTATACAGCCCAAAAAATTGGAACCATCCTAGAGCGAATTCGTAAAAGAAGATAA
- a CDS encoding FAD-binding oxidoreductase: MLKPEVKCELIAILGESYVKDDMQSRVTHSYDGTPMLQSLPDAVIYPYNTQQVSEVMKVLSRQRIPVIGRGSGTNLCGGTVPVLGGVVMVMHRMNQILEVDMENLTASVQPGLNTKQFTTHVEQLGLFYPPDPSSMSISTIGGNIAECSGGLRGLKYGTTKDYVIGLEAVLANGDIIRTGGKLMKDVAGYDLTKLLVGSEGTLAIITEATLKLVPPPKYKKTMLAMYKDLNGAARTVSKIIENRIIPATLEILDNSTIRVVDAFANLGLPLQMEAILLIEQDGEIESVERDIASITAICHSEQAEQISVAESAEEAERLLTARRSAFTALARLRPTTILEDATVPRSKIADMIIEINRIAAKHQVQICTFGHAGDGNLHPTALTDARNTDEIHRVEAAFEEIFEAAISLGGTITGEHGVGMVKAPFLEWKIGRSGIEVMKAIKHAFDPFNILNPGKVFAKESRKRVVIDRG; encoded by the coding sequence ATGTTGAAACCAGAAGTAAAATGTGAACTTATTGCCATTCTTGGTGAGTCTTATGTTAAAGATGATATGCAGTCACGGGTTACACATTCGTATGATGGTACGCCTATGCTACAATCGCTCCCTGACGCAGTTATTTATCCGTATAATACGCAGCAAGTCTCTGAAGTGATGAAGGTGCTTAGCCGCCAGCGTATACCTGTCATTGGGCGGGGTTCGGGCACAAATCTGTGTGGCGGAACCGTTCCCGTTCTGGGGGGAGTCGTTATGGTGATGCATCGGATGAATCAGATTCTTGAAGTAGATATGGAGAATTTGACGGCTTCTGTACAGCCTGGGCTCAATACCAAACAGTTCACGACCCATGTTGAACAACTAGGACTCTTTTATCCACCTGATCCGAGCAGCATGTCGATTTCGACTATCGGTGGCAATATTGCTGAATGTTCTGGCGGCTTGCGTGGACTCAAGTATGGGACGACGAAAGATTATGTTATTGGCTTGGAGGCTGTTCTGGCGAATGGAGATATCATCCGCACAGGCGGCAAACTAATGAAGGATGTAGCTGGTTATGATCTGACCAAGTTACTTGTGGGATCGGAGGGAACGCTAGCCATTATTACGGAGGCGACGCTTAAGCTAGTCCCTCCACCGAAGTATAAAAAAACGATGCTGGCGATGTATAAAGATTTAAACGGTGCAGCCCGGACGGTGTCGAAGATAATCGAGAACCGGATCATTCCTGCTACCTTAGAGATTCTGGATAACTCGACGATCCGTGTCGTTGACGCTTTTGCTAATCTTGGCTTGCCGCTCCAAATGGAAGCGATTCTGCTGATTGAGCAGGACGGGGAGATAGAATCGGTAGAGCGGGATATTGCGAGTATTACAGCGATTTGTCATAGTGAACAGGCGGAGCAGATTAGTGTTGCTGAAAGTGCAGAGGAAGCGGAGAGGTTGCTTACAGCACGTCGCAGTGCATTCACAGCATTAGCACGGCTTAGGCCAACGACGATTTTGGAGGATGCAACGGTACCACGTTCAAAAATCGCGGATATGATCATAGAGATTAATCGAATTGCGGCAAAACATCAGGTTCAGATTTGTACGTTTGGCCATGCTGGCGATGGAAATCTGCATCCGACAGCTTTGACAGATGCGCGTAATACCGATGAGATTCATCGGGTGGAAGCAGCTTTCGAGGAAATATTTGAGGCGGCGATTTCTCTTGGGGGTACGATTACCGGTGAACATGGGGTCGGTATGGTGAAGGCACCATTTCTGGAATGGAAGATCGGTAGGAGTGGGATAGAAGTGATGAAGGCGATTAAACATGCTTTTGATCCGTTTAATATTTTGAATCCGGGCAAAGTTTTTGCTAAGGAATCACGGAAACGGGTGGTGATTGATCGTGGATAA
- a CDS encoding AI-2E family transporter, with protein MEPIYKSKLFRYGIWLLLGLVILYFVWLIRPMLGLVYGFLKAIFAPFVIAMIISYVLNPVVRMLVGRKVPRTIAVLLIYAVFLVSLSVILMNVIPMFIEQLEELGEHLPELTIHTQQVLNRFDNSALPGSIRMGMNNWFYQFEHRLAGGITSFLDNIGTTIGVVFDAFIIPFLIFYMLKDFEAFERLIFQYLPRTHRKSIVTLLKEIDEALGNYVRGQLLVCVIIGVLAYIGYMIIGMQFALLLAGFVALCNIIPYLGPFLGAAPGLIMATTISWKMVLLVALVNTICQFVESNIISPQVVGKSLNLHPMLIIFALLMGGEIAGIVGLILAVPFFAVGKVVIQHFYAYYVRRKTV; from the coding sequence GTGGAACCCATTTATAAAAGTAAGCTGTTCCGCTATGGAATTTGGCTGCTGCTCGGATTAGTTATTCTTTATTTTGTTTGGTTAATTCGACCCATGTTGGGGCTGGTCTATGGATTTCTGAAGGCGATTTTTGCTCCATTTGTGATTGCGATGATTATTTCCTATGTGCTGAACCCGGTCGTTCGCATGCTGGTTGGACGGAAAGTACCGCGAACGATTGCTGTATTGCTTATTTATGCCGTATTTCTAGTTAGCTTGTCGGTCATTCTTATGAATGTGATCCCCATGTTTATCGAGCAGCTTGAAGAGCTGGGAGAACATTTGCCCGAGTTGACAATACATACCCAACAAGTGCTGAACCGCTTTGACAATAGTGCACTTCCGGGTAGCATTCGGATGGGAATGAATAATTGGTTCTATCAATTCGAACATCGGCTTGCAGGTGGAATAACCAGTTTTCTGGATAATATCGGAACAACGATTGGGGTTGTATTCGATGCGTTTATCATTCCATTTTTGATTTTCTATATGCTTAAAGACTTTGAAGCATTTGAACGTCTCATATTTCAATATTTACCACGTACACATCGGAAATCTATTGTGACGTTACTGAAGGAAATCGATGAAGCATTAGGGAACTATGTGCGCGGTCAACTCCTCGTCTGTGTAATTATTGGTGTGCTTGCCTATATCGGCTATATGATTATTGGTATGCAGTTTGCCTTACTGTTGGCGGGATTTGTTGCGTTATGCAACATCATTCCATATTTAGGACCGTTTCTTGGTGCAGCACCTGGGCTGATCATGGCTACTACGATTTCTTGGAAAATGGTGCTGCTCGTTGCTCTTGTAAATACAATTTGCCAATTTGTAGAAAGTAATATCATTTCCCCGCAGGTGGTGGGAAAAAGTCTCAATCTTCATCCCATGCTCATTATTTTCGCATTGCTTATGGGTGGTGAAATTGCAGGTATTGTGGGACTTATTCTGGCGGTTCCTTTTTTCGCCGTTGGCAAAGTGGTCATCCAGCATTTCTATGCATACTATGTTCGGCGTAAAACGGTGTAG
- a CDS encoding PRC-barrel domain-containing protein, which translates to MRLQEMIGLAVFDVEGGKQVGKVLDMMLNENWSITGILLEGKTLFSSSVKAVLWNDIVAYGEDAVMIRNQQAVHKLEAENIQLTFLSGNGKLKELSVLTTDGIMIGHVTDVYFNHELGNTITGIEISDGFFSDLMEGRKMLPYTSGMTKGENVIMVPPLSEQMLEKPMNSVNG; encoded by the coding sequence ATGAGATTGCAGGAGATGATTGGTTTAGCCGTATTTGATGTTGAAGGCGGCAAACAGGTTGGGAAAGTCCTCGATATGATGTTAAATGAGAATTGGTCCATAACGGGCATTCTACTGGAGGGCAAGACCCTGTTCTCCTCCAGTGTCAAAGCGGTGCTCTGGAATGATATTGTCGCTTACGGCGAAGACGCTGTGATGATTCGTAATCAACAGGCTGTCCATAAACTGGAAGCCGAGAACATACAACTTACTTTTTTGTCTGGAAACGGGAAGTTGAAGGAACTTTCCGTACTTACTACGGATGGAATCATGATAGGACACGTCACCGATGTTTATTTTAACCATGAATTGGGCAACACAATTACAGGGATTGAAATCAGTGACGGTTTTTTCTCTGATCTGATGGAAGGTCGTAAAATGCTACCTTACACATCAGGTATGACAAAAGGGGAAAATGTAATCATGGTACCCCCTCTCAGTGAGCAAATGCTTGAGAAGCCCATGAATTCTGTTAATGGATAG
- a CDS encoding (Fe-S)-binding protein produces the protein MDKTSEDVRLNSLTEKLRLRLDGDQLTNCMRCGFCLPACPTFAETGIEAESPRGRIALMKAVKDGIMAPDVAFEEQMNHCLGCRACEPACPADVKYGQLIEQARDAIEDHTKTHRGWVKLVRHTAFQTIFPNQKRVRWMGKGLRFYQTSGMRTLARKTGAMKMFPKHMREMEEILPDVAVQGVVEQIGILHPAKGEKIATVALFRGCLMDVLFADTNIHTVDLLTEAGFEVVIPEQQNCCGAMHAHSGEIEGARSLARSNISIFKAAGVDYIVSNAGGCGALLLEYDHLLHEDEQWKDDAMWFAERVIDVSDLLVRMGRLLVFSEREENQCVRITYQDSCHLRNVMRSSDAPRRLMRQVTGVEFVEMKEAERCCGSAGTYTLTQPVMSGQILDHKMEHVRATDAQYLLTSNPGCLLQMMHGINQHGLNGQMKAVHIVDFLHERMCGQDE, from the coding sequence GTGGATAAGACGAGTGAGGATGTTAGGTTAAATTCACTGACGGAGAAGTTGCGGTTACGCTTAGACGGTGATCAACTCACGAACTGTATGCGTTGCGGATTCTGTCTCCCGGCTTGTCCTACCTTTGCTGAGACTGGAATCGAAGCAGAATCGCCGCGCGGAAGAATTGCCTTGATGAAAGCGGTCAAGGACGGTATTATGGCTCCTGATGTGGCATTTGAGGAACAGATGAACCACTGTCTGGGCTGTCGCGCCTGTGAACCGGCCTGTCCTGCGGATGTCAAATACGGGCAGTTAATTGAGCAAGCCCGGGATGCTATTGAGGATCACACTAAAACTCACCGGGGCTGGGTAAAATTAGTGAGACACACAGCTTTTCAAACGATTTTCCCGAATCAGAAACGTGTGCGATGGATGGGCAAAGGGCTACGGTTTTATCAAACATCGGGCATGCGTACGTTAGCACGGAAAACAGGTGCGATGAAGATGTTCCCCAAGCATATGCGTGAGATGGAGGAGATCCTCCCTGATGTTGCTGTACAAGGTGTGGTCGAACAGATTGGCATACTTCATCCGGCAAAGGGCGAGAAAATCGCTACGGTAGCGTTGTTCCGGGGCTGCTTGATGGATGTGTTATTCGCGGACACTAACATTCACACTGTGGATCTACTTACAGAAGCAGGTTTTGAGGTCGTTATTCCGGAGCAGCAAAATTGCTGTGGTGCTATGCATGCACATAGTGGAGAAATTGAGGGAGCAAGATCGTTAGCACGTAGTAATATCTCTATCTTCAAAGCGGCTGGTGTAGACTATATTGTGTCGAATGCGGGTGGTTGCGGAGCGCTGCTCTTGGAATATGATCATTTACTTCATGAAGATGAGCAGTGGAAGGATGATGCGATGTGGTTTGCTGAGCGTGTAATTGACGTCAGTGACTTACTGGTTCGGATGGGTAGATTGCTGGTTTTCTCGGAGCGCGAGGAGAATCAATGTGTTCGCATCACATATCAAGATTCTTGTCATTTGCGTAATGTGATGCGTTCATCGGATGCACCTCGCCGCTTGATGCGCCAAGTTACTGGTGTAGAGTTTGTGGAGATGAAGGAGGCAGAACGTTGTTGCGGATCTGCAGGAACTTATACTTTAACGCAGCCGGTTATGTCCGGACAGATCCTCGATCATAAAATGGAGCATGTCAGGGCAACTGATGCGCAGTATTTACTGACGAGCAATCCCGGATGTTTACTTCAGATGATGCATGGCATCAACCAGCATGGTCTGAATGGACAGATGAAGGCAGTTCATATTGTAGATTTCCTTCATGAACGAATGTGTGGACAGGATGAATAG
- a CDS encoding DUF871 domain-containing protein has protein sequence MLGISIFVADRTLEDNMNYMQEMKKAGCTEIFTSLHMPEDDIEVLKEKLQVIASTAKQLGMDLMADISGKALEKFSFPYLLQSGVTGLRMDFGFNAHEIAAYSQKMKIALNASTLTPDFLSTLKNHDICLENIEAWHNYYPRPETGLDKESFIEKNKWLQAEGITTMAFIPGDGLKRKPLFESLPTLEKHRNQSSFLAYLEIEKDCAVDKIFVGDLTLSDWSYHQFQMYAEGIIPLRVTKELPYALWDIVHRNRLDAARDVIRSESARTDEARFVMGKNIAPTLTTNRPRGTITVDNYLYGRYEGELQITLTDLPAHEGVNVIGHILEEDIPLLDHVRKGGCRFSFTTAS, from the coding sequence GTGCTGGGAATATCAATTTTTGTAGCGGATCGGACGTTAGAAGACAACATGAATTATATGCAAGAAATGAAGAAAGCAGGTTGTACCGAGATATTTACATCACTTCATATGCCAGAAGATGATATAGAAGTATTGAAGGAGAAATTACAGGTAATTGCAAGTACTGCCAAACAATTAGGAATGGACTTGATGGCAGATATTTCTGGGAAAGCGTTGGAGAAATTCTCATTCCCTTATTTATTACAATCAGGTGTAACAGGTTTGCGGATGGATTTTGGGTTTAACGCCCATGAAATTGCCGCCTATTCGCAAAAAATGAAAATTGCCTTAAACGCCAGCACATTAACACCGGATTTTTTATCTACATTAAAAAATCACGATATTTGTCTTGAGAACATTGAAGCATGGCATAATTATTATCCTCGTCCAGAAACAGGGCTTGATAAAGAATCATTCATAGAGAAGAACAAATGGTTGCAAGCTGAAGGCATTACGACAATGGCCTTTATTCCTGGAGACGGACTGAAGAGAAAACCATTATTTGAAAGTTTACCTACACTAGAGAAGCATCGGAATCAATCTTCTTTTCTTGCTTACTTGGAAATCGAGAAAGATTGTGCTGTAGACAAAATTTTTGTTGGAGATCTAACGCTATCAGATTGGTCTTATCATCAATTTCAAATGTATGCAGAAGGAATTATTCCTTTGCGAGTAACCAAGGAACTACCTTATGCATTATGGGATATTGTTCATCGGAATCGCCTTGATGCTGCTCGCGATGTCATTCGCTCAGAAAGTGCACGTACAGATGAAGCGCGTTTTGTCATGGGAAAAAATATTGCGCCTACACTTACGACCAATCGACCAAGAGGAACGATTACCGTTGATAATTATTTGTATGGCCGCTATGAAGGTGAGCTGCAGATTACGTTAACGGATTTACCGGCTCATGAAGGTGTTAATGTGATTGGTCATATTTTAGAAGAAGATATTCCTCTATTGGATCACGTCAGAAAAGGCGGATGCCGCTTTTCCTTTACAACGGCTTCTTAA
- a CDS encoding PTS transporter subunit EIIC produces the protein MSKYHDLAVQILEAVGGSSNVSSYTNCMTRLRVTVVDRNRIAETKLKEIDGVLGVVDDETYQIILGPGIVTKVAEQFGKVLEESGAGGRSSSSAEQLQAKGAQMKAQLKKKNNTPFKNFLRKIGNIFVPLIPAFVGAGLIAGIGSILANNITAGNLDAATWQQYVTILNIIKNAIFSYLVIYVGINAAKEFGATPALGGVIGGVTLLTGVTADLPILNIFTGAPLAAGQGGVIGVLIAVWILSVVEKYLRKFIPDSVDIIVTPTIALLVVGLITIFFIMPFAGFISSNLIGAINWTLERGGAFSGFVLGTAFLPLVMLGLHQVLTPIHIEMINSSGMTLLLPILAMAGAGQVGASIALWIRCKKNKSLTNMIKGALPVGILGIGEPLIYGVTLPLGRPFITACLGGGIGGAVIGLFGNVGAIAIGPSGVALLPLIANGLWFKYLIGLIAAYIGGFIITYFFGTPKDAMLEQE, from the coding sequence ATGAGTAAGTATCATGATTTAGCGGTCCAAATATTAGAGGCTGTCGGTGGTAGTTCAAATGTATCCTCATATACCAATTGCATGACTCGTCTTCGTGTAACTGTTGTTGATCGCAACCGAATCGCTGAAACCAAGTTGAAGGAGATTGATGGGGTTCTAGGTGTAGTGGATGATGAAACTTATCAAATCATTCTCGGGCCAGGGATCGTGACCAAAGTAGCCGAACAATTTGGTAAAGTGTTAGAAGAAAGTGGAGCAGGGGGGAGAAGTTCATCTTCGGCTGAACAATTACAAGCAAAAGGCGCACAAATGAAAGCGCAATTAAAGAAAAAGAATAATACACCTTTCAAAAACTTTTTGCGAAAAATAGGAAATATTTTCGTACCCCTAATTCCTGCATTCGTTGGAGCTGGTTTAATCGCGGGTATTGGCTCGATTCTAGCTAACAATATTACTGCAGGCAATTTAGACGCTGCAACGTGGCAGCAATATGTAACTATATTAAATATAATTAAAAATGCTATTTTCAGTTACTTAGTCATTTATGTCGGTATTAATGCAGCGAAGGAGTTTGGGGCTACTCCTGCTCTTGGTGGAGTTATCGGTGGGGTAACCCTTCTAACAGGTGTTACGGCTGACCTGCCCATTCTTAATATATTTACGGGTGCGCCTTTAGCAGCGGGGCAAGGTGGGGTTATTGGCGTTCTAATCGCGGTATGGATTTTGTCAGTGGTTGAAAAATATTTACGTAAATTTATTCCTGATTCTGTTGATATAATCGTTACTCCTACAATTGCCTTACTAGTCGTGGGGCTGATTACGATATTCTTCATCATGCCATTCGCTGGATTTATTTCTAGCAACTTAATTGGAGCTATTAACTGGACGTTAGAACGTGGTGGTGCATTCTCTGGTTTTGTATTAGGAACAGCGTTCTTACCGCTTGTTATGTTAGGACTACATCAGGTATTGACGCCGATTCACATTGAGATGATCAATAGTTCAGGTATGACGTTATTACTTCCGATTCTTGCAATGGCTGGAGCGGGTCAAGTAGGAGCATCCATTGCATTATGGATTCGTTGTAAGAAGAACAAATCATTAACGAACATGATTAAAGGTGCTCTTCCCGTGGGTATTCTGGGGATCGGCGAGCCATTGATTTATGGGGTAACCTTACCGTTAGGTCGTCCTTTTATTACAGCTTGTCTTGGCGGAGGTATTGGCGGTGCGGTCATTGGATTATTTGGCAACGTTGGAGCGATTGCCATTGGACCATCTGGAGTCGCGTTACTTCCATTAATCGCAAATGGATTATGGTTTAAATATTTAATAGGGCTGATTGCAGCTTACATTGGTGGATTCATAATAACTTATTTCTTCGGTACACCAAAAGATGCCATGTTAGAACAGGAATAA
- a CDS encoding S-layer homology domain-containing protein, translating to MKRSIFCYLCVVLLGGAIFTGLSPEAQGAKAPVFSDISQHWAKTTIESMVEQGILDGFPDGTFRSNEPVTVDQFIKMLILSYSDQHSNQGRSWRQSFLDSLSVENQSILKQDYRYFDFKPAQTGYWARPYVDVASDLHFLNKNRYEDFQANMTRENVAEVLFYVLQETEFLEDEAFSHSVAQAYGDLTSASERQQKFMSEALVKGIMEGYPNGKFGVGQYVTRAESLVILNRLTDKTKRISVKPVVGSLQRYVPTIGGGQKVVVFPDQRMWNAYDMMLEAGKLRGTNFDMLDTTLRLYKDTAERTAVLQSKAKEEVALWLDPTYNTYGITVQLREGTLARNKEPIEMFCNEIFGNNAIAFHRWFDAVCVEVEAGRPLASKQIKLGTDTINVLINNEDKTVSFSIAATM from the coding sequence TTGAAACGTTCTATATTTTGTTATCTATGTGTCGTTCTACTTGGAGGGGCTATATTTACCGGCCTTTCGCCGGAGGCTCAAGGGGCAAAAGCCCCAGTATTTAGCGATATTAGTCAGCATTGGGCAAAAACCACGATTGAGAGTATGGTTGAACAAGGTATACTTGATGGGTTCCCCGATGGAACCTTCCGTTCCAATGAACCGGTAACCGTTGATCAATTCATTAAAATGCTCATTTTGTCGTACAGCGACCAACATTCGAATCAGGGACGGAGCTGGCGCCAGTCTTTTTTGGATTCATTGAGCGTTGAGAATCAAAGTATATTGAAGCAAGATTATCGGTATTTCGATTTCAAACCAGCTCAAACAGGATACTGGGCTAGGCCATATGTTGATGTGGCAAGTGATCTCCATTTCCTGAACAAGAATCGCTATGAGGATTTCCAGGCTAATATGACTCGGGAAAATGTGGCCGAGGTGTTATTTTACGTGTTGCAAGAAACTGAGTTTTTGGAAGATGAGGCTTTTAGTCATTCTGTGGCCCAAGCTTATGGTGATTTGACTAGTGCTTCCGAGCGTCAACAAAAATTCATGTCTGAAGCATTGGTTAAAGGGATCATGGAAGGATACCCCAACGGCAAATTTGGTGTGGGTCAATATGTAACAAGGGCAGAATCACTTGTTATTTTGAATCGTCTGACTGATAAGACGAAGCGTATTAGCGTTAAGCCTGTAGTTGGTAGTCTGCAACGGTATGTTCCCACAATAGGTGGAGGACAAAAAGTCGTTGTATTCCCTGACCAAAGAATGTGGAATGCATATGATATGATGCTGGAAGCTGGTAAATTACGAGGTACTAATTTTGATATGTTAGATACTACTTTGCGATTATACAAGGATACCGCAGAGCGTACAGCAGTCCTGCAATCAAAGGCCAAAGAAGAAGTGGCATTATGGCTTGACCCAACTTACAATACCTACGGTATCACGGTTCAGCTTCGTGAAGGGACGCTAGCACGGAACAAAGAACCTATCGAAATGTTCTGTAATGAGATTTTCGGGAATAATGCGATCGCATTTCATAGATGGTTTGATGCTGTTTGTGTCGAAGTTGAGGCAGGGCGTCCACTAGCTTCTAAGCAAATCAAACTTGGAACAGATACAATCAATGTATTAATTAATAATGAAGATAAAACGGTAAGTTTCTCTATTGCTGCTACTATGTGA
- a CDS encoding MurR/RpiR family transcriptional regulator produces the protein MISQIELVLNELPESEKKVAEYIIANAKEVMHMTIHELAKKAEASSAAVVRFCRSLGIEGFPALKLRLSAEVENTQHVGYFDVESNESVHSIIDKTLSNTILTFQNTASQLDEQAIEQAVKLLQQAEVIYVYGIGASFIIAEDAAQKWLRLGKNVYAISDRHLLAAAMATKSENAVFWGISYSGETREVIQLTKRAKERGIKTISLSRPGNNKLSQLADVSLFTARAPEAKLRSAATSSRFAQLFVLDIVFCTYASAQYDFTVEQLAKSRQMIEVLYD, from the coding sequence ATGATTTCTCAAATTGAACTAGTATTAAATGAACTTCCGGAATCAGAAAAAAAAGTAGCAGAGTACATTATCGCAAATGCTAAAGAAGTTATGCATATGACCATACATGAGCTAGCAAAGAAAGCGGAGGCTAGTAGTGCGGCGGTTGTTCGTTTTTGCAGGTCGCTAGGAATAGAAGGGTTTCCCGCTCTGAAACTCCGTTTATCAGCGGAAGTAGAAAACACGCAGCATGTGGGTTATTTTGATGTCGAATCGAATGAATCGGTGCATTCTATCATTGATAAAACGTTGTCGAATACAATATTGACCTTCCAGAATACGGCTAGTCAACTAGATGAGCAAGCTATTGAACAGGCAGTAAAATTGTTACAGCAGGCAGAAGTTATTTATGTTTACGGGATAGGCGCCTCTTTTATTATTGCAGAAGATGCTGCACAAAAATGGCTTCGGCTTGGCAAAAATGTCTATGCTATTTCAGATCGCCATTTATTAGCAGCGGCAATGGCTACGAAATCAGAAAACGCCGTCTTCTGGGGAATTTCTTATAGCGGAGAAACGAGAGAGGTTATTCAATTAACAAAACGGGCTAAAGAACGGGGAATAAAAACAATTAGCCTCTCTCGTCCTGGTAACAACAAGCTTTCTCAGCTTGCTGATGTCTCTTTATTTACAGCACGTGCGCCGGAAGCAAAGCTTCGTAGTGCGGCAACAAGCTCTAGATTTGCACAATTATTTGTGCTGGATATTGTCTTTTGCACATATGCTTCTGCACAGTATGATTTTACTGTGGAGCAGCTAGCGAAGTCGAGACAAATGATTGAAGTGTTGTATGATTAA